A region of the Electrophorus electricus isolate fEleEle1 chromosome 7, fEleEle1.pri, whole genome shotgun sequence genome:
AAGGTGCCATAATTgcagaaaaaatatttacatcataATTGAAATATTTTGACCATGGAAGGCAACTGGGTGCTGCTCTGATACATGGATATTTATGCCATGGTGGGAAAGTTGCTCCTGTTTTTCTGCACATATTGTTCTTGGTCTTTGTTTTATGCCATGTTCAGTTCATGTCGGTTGGGATATGTTTGCGGGGTGTGTCTTTGTATGGTTGGAGGCAAAGGCAGCACACTTGGATGAGTGCGGAGGTCCTTTCTCTGGTCTTCCACCATTACTCCTCCTGGTCACATTTGTTATGTAACAGTAAAGGAATATGGGACATTATTATTCAGTCACTGCCTAAATAATGTGCCACATTCTGTCAGGCTACATGGTATTTACAAGGTAGTTTTCACTAACGTTCTGCTGAGTGTGGCTTAGGTGTGAAGAGGCTTGGATGTGAAAGTAGGCTGCTGTTTTGTCAGGAGGTGCAAGCTCTTTTTCAGTGAAAGGTGTAAACGCACGGGTTGTCCCTCTTCTTAAATTTCAGCAATTTAGCAGAAGAGTGGGGaacatttaatgtgtttttcctTAACACCCTGGAAATAAGTATCGCATTTGGTCCTTCTGTCACAACTATTCGTTGTTAGGTGGGGGGGGCGGGTTTTATTTAAACTTAACCAATTTGTTAGGAAAATCTTAGGATGGGTACCTCAGGTTCCAGATACTTAACTCGGGGAAGGTCCCAGCATCCCCCCACTGCAGACGGCGTTGCATTAGCATTACATTTTCACGTGAGGAAGCATATGGCAGTGCATTCTGGCCTCCACAGCTCCTGATGTATCTTACTTTCCCAACAAAAGTAATTCCTCTGAAAACCATACTGGCCAAATAAGAAATGCTTACATTAAGTAATTAACCCTACAAACCCACataaacacccccaccccagttTCTTTTCACGCTGCAGGAAACTACTTggtttgtggttttatttttttgaatgtGAGGGGTGGCTGTGTCCTAAGAAGGCAGCATTTCCTTTTGTGTTCGGCGGATTCTGCGCCCCCGACTTTGAGCTGAAATACATGACAGATCAAGGGTTACCAAGGTGCTGCTGGCAAGGGCTCAAAGCGACAAGAAGTGGACAACTGAAGTCTCATTTCCTATGCATGCTAGGTACCTCGGTGAAGGCTGCCAACAAGGAACCAGGCTGCTGGCCTAGCTGCGCTTCCCAGGGGTTctgcccccaccaccaccagtggAAAGGCTTCTTTATTTGGACTGCCCAGGCTGAAAGAAGGGGAAGCCCATTTTGTAACACTGCCCCAGCTCTGTCGTACCAGAGCAGGAGGGCCCGGTTTTTCTCACCCAAACACGCATCCGAGCGTGGAGCACCTCTGCTGTGGCGCAGTGCTAAGTTCAGCAGTGAGCTGCAGCGTTAACTTGTATTCTAACAAGATTAAAATCTATTTGTCCTGGAGATCAGCGCAGTTAAGTCCCCCTTTGGCTTTTCGGCCGGGGCGGCACGCTTTGATCTGCGTTGTGCGGAGAGGGCCCGGCTACAGGCTGGCCGTCCGCGAGCCGACTGTGAAATTAGCCTGATGTCGTCCCTATTCTTCACCTCCACCATCTTTCGCTGCCTTAATTATATTTCTGCCACAAAGCCACTGCTCTTCATTGCATATTCAAATCTGACTAGGAAGCGTTTAGAAACTATAGATAAATAACTGcgtggggggaggggtcaaGACGGGGGCCTCTTTGTGTAAGGGGCAAACGGGAGACACCAACAATACTTTTCTgatatgtattttcttttcgTGGGTGACTGGCCTTTGCCTTTGCCATTTGTTGAAGTTCAGCTCAGGGCAGGGGTCATTTACAAGATTGCTGGACTTTTTGAGAGAAGAAGGATATGATGATTTTTGGCTACATGTGAGGagagtttaaaaacacaatagACAGCTGTTTTTGTCTGCAGCAGAAGACAGCCTTGTTAGGACAAATTCACATGAAACTTTGAAATGCATCGACCTTCGGTAAGAGCTTCACGGTTTGTTTTCCAATCTTCTATGAACtacaagggtttttttttcttttggttcaCTGCTGGCTTCAGTTTCATGGGTGTAAAGTTAACGGTGCTTGTTTGAAATGGAATCTCTGCACAAAGTCTTCAACAATTAATGTGACACCTTATAGATCCATGTTGAATTCAGAGGTGATGAAATATTAGGGAAGAAAGAAAGCGAGCCACCTGCAGCTGGGACGGAAGGCTTTGACCTTCAACGGGGTCTCCTGGCCACAGACTCCATTCAGCAGCGTTGCCGCGCTGCGTGTCCCAGTGCCACCGGCCTTTCTCTGTGACGAGAGGCTCAAGCCACTGACCGTTGGGCGTTACTTCCACATACAAGGCGAGCGAGAATAGAAATGCAGATGAGTTTCTCCGGCATTGAAGAACGCAGGTCAATGCTGGGAATGGTTCTGAGAGATAGCTTGCCTTTTGTATCGGGCCTATTCTTTTATGCCACTTCTCTAGAGATCTTTGCATGGCATAATGTAACTGTTTGGTAAAATCGTGTAATTACTGATTCATTAATAGACTACGCCTATAGTTGCGATCTTCGTGCGCCACAAAGCCCATCGACTATCAACAGCAAGAGATGAAGGTTGATATGTTTGTAATTATGAAAACGTCTGATACAGATTGGCAGATTTTAAAGTATTGAACCCCAGGTGCATGTTAAAGCTTTGAACATCGCAAGCTATATTTGTACACTTTCGAAATGTCCATCGTTCCTTCACCTTATTTCTGTTTCACGTCAAGAAAAGTTTCAGTCTAAATGTAACGCAGAGCTTTATGTAGTCTACGCATGTATGACTGAGTTTAAACTATGCTGCTTTTATCACGTGTGTTGTATTAACCTTTAGAAAGCAAGTTATCTGTGAAAACCATCGATGAACTATACGTTGCTCGTTATTGGTATTTCAGTGATGATATTCATTGCGCTATAGGCGTATGGTTATCAACAGAAGGCAATAAAAAGATGCATTGTGCAAATAAAGATTGTTTCTACAGTCTTAAATCGATATTTTTGGCAATCTCACCGATATGAATGTGTACGCTTGTATACATCACATACAAGGCAGTGTGTATGCGTAACCTATCACGAGTTGATAAGTCAGAACTAATAACTCTGCCATAGAAGGATCCCGTCTTAGACTgatatgtaaaaacaaactttaCGCAGTTTTCTCTTAATCGATGCTTTATGTCCAGTGTCTTGTCACTGTTTAAGAGCAGGGTTTGTGAAGTAACCAATCTGATCTTAGAAAAGCgaagtgtaaaaaataaatattaaaaatatactaataattaaataataaaaaatgtcgCCAAAGAAATTTGATATAGCCTATTTGATATTCCTTTCACGACAAAGTAGTTTGGCGTAGGCCCTTAGGTATCAGTGGGAGTTTTGTGAACTTTGAACAGACTCGTCTGTCCATTCAAAAGTCTGGCTAAAGGTAGCGTATCCTTGCGGGTTTTAAACATGAGTGACAACAGAACCAAAGCTAGATTTAACAaccaccccaaccccctccaTCCCAAACACTGTACACATTCCTATACCCCGCCCACTTCCAGCTGTCCTTGAATTCAGCAGAGCTAGGCTGAATTTTGCGTGGTCAGATGCAATATAGTTCATGATGTTTCAGAAGCTTTTCAATATAAATACGTTCCGCATAGGTCGCTTATAGTTGCCTCCCGAAACACGATCTCTATCTACATACCCTATAGGCCTACAGTAGCCTATCTGTGCATATGGATATATGAGGGACAGTCCTGTTTACAAATAAGCATTGTTTATTGACATattctccacctctccagcCGGATTTagttacacaaataaacatgataCAAATTATTTACATCTGTTTAAAGAATACTTCAGAAGAGGACCACtagaaataaaaaggaaaaaaaaaacttaaattatctctttctcttttaaacaTATCCTTTGTAGATTCTGCTGTAAATTCTGTTTCTTATAGGCCTATAGAATATGAAGCGACGAGAGAGCGGAGCTCAGTGCTAGTCGTCTGAGCTTCACGCCCAGGTCTTGTAGCACAGttctcatacaaaaaaaaagttcatctCAGAACTTTAAGGcaaagtgtgtttgtttggtgaaTCAATTCATACACACTTTCAAAtgtacaataaaacacagttcaCACCGAACAAAAGTTAATTTGGTACGGATGCAGTCGTAAACCCAAAAGTACTTTCGCTTTCTTATAGCTCTCATGCAAAGGCCTCGAAACTTTTGCTCACAAAGTTATTGCATGACAACATAAAATACGAAAAAAAATCCTCTGACCCAAATATTTCTTCGACCACGATTGCCGTCTCATCCTTTCGTTCGATAATCTGCTGTCTGAAAATAGCCTTGGTTTTAATTTATAGCCAAGTACAAAACAATGATTCCACACTCAACAAGCTAAAAACAGAGATAGAATGTTGCTCCATAAGAAACCCAAACATTCTCACAAACACTTTGCCtgtatgaaaaacaaaaaagaaaagaaaaaaagtttattgtACATTCCCGTCTAAGTTCAATAGAGCTTAATTTTGGGTCAAGTATTTCGGTTTAATATGCAACTTTGTTATTCAGAGGTTTATTTGTACGGTACGCATTCAGTTGTCAGAACTGCTTTCTGAAAATGATATTTCAAGAATATGATCTGTAACCCTTATGAGACAGAGTTAAATAGACCTTATCGATAAATATGACAGGCTATAATGCTTTCTTTTAGCGTACAAATAGTGATATgaaatgttactttaaaaataccAGCTTCTgatctgtttgtctctgtaacACAATCCAgatatgtaaaacaaaatgtttttccgGAATAATAACATTAACGgaataatgacattaaacatgtaaacaaacaaacataattaGATAAAGTTGTtacttttttccatttatttaaaatcacagtTGCCTGAATGCAGCAGAAAAACTCTTTGGATTTCAGCATGGATTAAAGACGATCACGTGTCTCGACGTCAAGTGTCAATCAAAAGCGCTTGtcttttttaataaagaaacgCAGGCTACTTTCGTCACGAAGCAATTTTCAGACTGTGGACAGCAGTGTTAATGTTTTGCAAAAGAATCGTTTCACACCACCATTAACGTAAATTACATACACATTAAAATATTGCAGAGTTATATCTCATACATAGGCTATAGTCTAATCCATTTATGCTGGTATTTTGTACACTGGCcctttttaaattattgcatTGAAGATATCCTCTCCTTGGCGTTAATCGCTGTCTGATTTGTCGTCCTTTGTTGTTGTGGCGTGATTATAAAGTCCTTGCGCCATCAGGTGCAATGCCAATGAGTTTTTAGTTCCTGATGCTTTTTTAATCTTTGCCCGTTTATTCTGAAACCAGATTTTGATTTGAGATTCGTTAAGACCAAGTTCTTGAGCCAGAGCTTGTCTCCGCTGCTCTGTCAGGTAACGGTTCGTCTGAAACTCAGACTTCAGTCTTTGTAGTTGCTCGGCTGTGAACGCCGTTCTTGGACGCTTGTCTTCTTTGCTTAGGGCTTTCTTCTTTGGTTTGCGAGATCTTGGCCCTGCGTTTTGTGAATATAGAGATTTTTGTTAGGTTTTGCTTATATCATGACTTTATCAGCATAGGTTATTTAAAGagtcacaataataataataataataataataataataataataataataataataatacgagCGTTGTCAGTGGTCTGTAAGCTACTTCCATTTCTTAGACTACTGACTTTATAACTTTAGGTAGTCATAAAACCTCTTAATGCTACAAAACTACAAACAAAGCTTCTCTCAGATTTGCATACGAGCTATATTTCAATGGGTCTGCTAGAGTTTTGGACTAAGCAGGCCCGATGGATTGgcgttgggggtggggtgagtgcCAGGGCGGGAGGGGGTGAGTTTAGGCGCTCCTTTCTCCTTCGGTTACCATAGTAACTACATTTTATAAGCGTGTGTTGTTCATAAACTTGTTATAAGTGTAGCACATCTCATTTCACACCGTAACCTGTGCTGGTGCTTTATATTGATCTCGCGCCAAGGTCATTTCTTCGAATGAGCATGAGTCGAATACATTCTTATTCTACAGACGGCTCTTACATTCATTAGATATTAAAACCATATTTTGTAGTCTCGGCCTGTTCTTTAAATAGGCTCCGTGTACAACCTCACGTCAGTTATATAGGCTGAAGTGCGTAGGTCTAGAGCGCTTAATGCTTTTTATAACGtttattcattcttttgtgCATGATTTCTTCTTGAAATTTCATTAACTCTTAAATTGTCCTGTAGCCCAGTGTATAAACTTTTCGCTACCCATCTAACCAAACATACCATACATAGGCTAATGATTAGACTGTTAAACATACAGCCTTAGGTTGGTACGCCCTGGCACATTTGCAGACTGCCCAAGTAAAATATAAGATTAACTAATCATATGATTTTGACGATTTATGTTTTCGTCAAATAGCCtacaatatgttaaaatatgtcGTCGGTTAGTTAATTCAAAATAAGTCCAGATTTAGCTCTAATTCCTTCTAAAATGGCAAGATTGAAGTGTTTCAACCCGAAAAACTTGCGGCGCCACTATGTAGGTTAGCAGAGCAATATGTGCGCCTTGCGTCCTACTTTTCGAAAGGATTCACACAATTCCACATTTAAAGAGAAACTTGTGTTGCGCAATCGAATACAATTTAATTTGGAATAAGCAAACGTAGGAAATGCCTAATAATTCGTGCCCTTCAAAAGCATGAATGTGATCTAGCACGTAGCCTTGTGCGGGTGCCACTATTCGTTCAACTCTATTGTCAAAAATATGctaattaaatattaacaaagaCAGCGATGGAACAATGGCGCAAATTTTGACTTCGTTTCGCTTAAAATACTGACAAAATAATTCTGCTacttcactgtttttctttcgATAGCTGAGAAATCTTTAAATTAAatagtttggttttttttatgtcatgGCGAACAACTGCCAAACACCGAACAATTTATTGTTTGCTGCCCTTAAATGTATggaataataattattattattattgttattattattattgttattattattattattattattattattattattattattattattattattattattattattattattagtataacATTGGCCAAGCAGCCTAAATAATAACTAAACCTAAGTGTGAAAAAGCTATTTCAGTTTCTTGTACTTTACCCAACCTACTGAGCCTAAAAGGATTTGTGAACAAAGATAAACGATTAAAATTGgtttgtatataaaatattgtaaatggcCAAATTTGAACGATTTAGACAATTATGCCGATAAAAAGACAACTCACTGATGTAACTCTGGGCTGGCGGTGTCATGGTCAAAGAGAACTATTTCTAAATCACCGTTTTTGGAGCTGTTCGAATAAGAGTTCGACTTTTCGATTAATCTTGATATTTTGTTCATccaatttacataaaatatcaTACATACAgtattgtgttatatatttCTGTAAACTAGCGATGCAAAATCAAATCCTACCCGATGATGGCCTGTCCGAATATCTCGTGCAGTACACCCAGGCTGGCCACAGCATTGGCTGGTTTGTCTGAGGAGCGCTACTCTGAGAGCAGTCCGAGTCCGAGCTGAGGCACTGGTCTCCGCTCTCTGCACGGGTCCTCAAGGTAGCGTCTGCGGTAATATCGGTTTTCTTTGACACGCTGACTGGTCGGGGGCTCGAGGTCCCTTCCCCTGACACCGGAGCGCC
Encoded here:
- the en2b gene encoding homeobox protein engrailed-2b; this encodes MEEKDHSNRDAERQDSGDESNRAILPLLQAPGNLLPHRITNFYIDNILRPDFGRRKEGTIGRDEINPVGRENRCPSVAGTDQVGAPVSGEGTSSPRPVSVSKKTDITADATLRTRAESGDQCLSSDSDCSQSSAPQTNQPMLWPAWVYCTRYSDRPSSGPRSRKPKKKALSKEDKRPRTAFTAEQLQRLKSEFQTNRYLTEQRRQALAQELGLNESQIKIWFQNKRAKIKKASGTKNSLALHLMAQGLYNHATTTKDDKSDSD